One window from the genome of Erwinia sorbitola encodes:
- a CDS encoding PTS sugar transporter subunit IIC produces the protein MSSLYSKLISVIEEKITPMAGAVGQQKYVTSIRDGFILALPFMIVGSFMLVFIFPPFSPDTTWGFARAWLQFSINHRENLMLPFNFSMGIMTIFISVGVAASLARHHALDPLTSGMLSLMGFLLVAAPLKDGQISVAYFSGQGIFTALLVAIYTTELYALLKRNNITIRLPPEVPTGVARSFEILIPVLAVVLTLHPLNLFIEAQLGMIIPEAIMSLVKPLVAASDTLPAILLSVLVCQILWFAGIHGALIVTGIMNPFWMANLSVNQAAMAAGTAIPHIYVQGFWDHYLLIGGVGSTLPLAFLLMRSKAVHLRTIGRMGVVPGMFNINEPILFGAPIIMNPLFFLPFVLVPMVNASMAYFALDFGLVARVVSMTPWTTPGPIGASWAANWALSPMIMCLICMVTSAIMYYPFFKAFEKQLLDQEAGNTNPSNSVTQSATA, from the coding sequence ATGAGCTCTCTGTACTCTAAATTAATCAGCGTGATTGAGGAAAAAATCACGCCAATGGCTGGTGCAGTTGGTCAGCAGAAGTATGTTACCTCTATCCGCGATGGTTTTATTCTGGCGCTGCCATTTATGATCGTCGGCTCCTTTATGCTGGTGTTTATCTTCCCGCCGTTTTCGCCGGATACCACCTGGGGATTTGCCCGGGCCTGGCTGCAATTCTCTATTAATCATCGTGAAAACCTGATGCTGCCGTTTAATTTCAGCATGGGGATCATGACAATATTCATTTCTGTTGGTGTTGCCGCCAGCCTGGCCCGTCACCATGCACTTGACCCACTGACATCCGGTATGCTGTCGCTGATGGGTTTTTTATTGGTTGCCGCTCCGCTAAAAGACGGGCAGATATCCGTGGCTTATTTCTCAGGCCAGGGGATCTTTACCGCGCTGCTGGTGGCAATCTATACCACTGAGCTGTACGCACTGTTGAAACGCAACAACATTACTATCCGCCTGCCGCCTGAAGTCCCTACCGGTGTTGCGCGTTCGTTTGAAATTCTTATTCCTGTATTGGCTGTAGTACTGACACTGCACCCACTGAACCTGTTTATTGAAGCCCAGCTGGGGATGATTATCCCTGAAGCTATTATGTCGCTGGTGAAACCATTGGTTGCCGCTTCAGATACTTTGCCCGCCATTCTTCTCTCTGTACTGGTTTGCCAGATCCTTTGGTTTGCGGGTATTCACGGTGCACTTATCGTTACCGGGATCATGAATCCATTCTGGATGGCCAATCTTTCAGTGAACCAGGCCGCAATGGCCGCAGGCACCGCTATTCCGCATATCTATGTTCAGGGGTTCTGGGATCACTACCTGCTTATTGGCGGCGTCGGTTCGACATTACCGCTGGCCTTTTTACTGATGCGCAGCAAAGCAGTACACCTGCGCACTATCGGTCGTATGGGCGTTGTACCGGGCATGTTCAACATTAACGAACCAATCCTGTTTGGTGCACCCATCATTATGAACCCGCTGTTCTTCCTTCCATTTGTGCTGGTTCCGATGGTGAATGCCTCCATGGCTTATTTTGCTCTCGATTTCGGTTTAGTTGCCCGGGTTGTGTCAATGACGCCATGGACAACGCCTGGCCCGATAGGAGCCTCCTGGGCAGCAAACTGGGCACTTAGCCCAATGATCATGTGTCTGATTTGCATGGTGACTTCGGCAATTATGTATTACCCATTCTTCAAAGCGTTTGAAAAACAATTGCTGGATCAGGAAGCCGGGAACACTAACCCGTCCAATAGCGTCACTCAGTCAGCAACTGCGTAA
- a CDS encoding PTS lactose/cellobiose transporter subunit IIA: MELEEQVMGIIINAGQSRSLCYEALRSAKEGNFADADEKMTEAQHYAREAHLVQTRLIEADEGEGKTKMTLVMVHAQDHLMTSILAKELVTELIDLYRTRH, translated from the coding sequence ATGGAATTAGAAGAACAAGTTATGGGCATTATTATTAACGCCGGGCAATCACGAAGCTTATGTTATGAAGCATTACGCAGTGCCAAAGAGGGTAACTTTGCGGATGCTGATGAAAAGATGACAGAGGCACAGCACTATGCCCGTGAAGCGCATCTGGTACAAACCCGGCTGATTGAAGCGGATGAAGGCGAGGGAAAAACCAAAATGACGCTGGTGATGGTTCATGCCCAGGATCATTTGATGACATCCATCCTGGCTAAAGAGCTCGTTACCGAATTAATCGATTTATACAGAACGCGCCACTGA
- a CDS encoding ROK family protein, with the protein MFHLGLDIGGTKMEAVLLDNSGTLHLRERRPTCKESYQGFMDNLIALIDDVKKSITDDFTIGIGLPGAIDPHSGLIKNCNCLVLNGENLQSDLTQRLGQPVFLANDADCFTLSEAVDGAGAGYSTVFGVIVGTGCGGGVVVNGQLLHGPNAIAGEWGHNPLPAWDASKDGPAQPCYCGHENCIESYISGTGFTRRFNQANSHQLHAETIIAAVDAGEASAIAHYQHFIDAFARSLASVINVLDPHAIVIGGGLSNVERIYQDLPSVVEKYIFSDSLRTAIVKAKFGDSSGVRGAAWLPTLSPQRGL; encoded by the coding sequence ATGTTTCATCTTGGTCTGGATATTGGCGGAACGAAAATGGAAGCGGTGCTGCTCGACAACAGTGGCACCCTGCATTTACGCGAGAGACGCCCCACCTGTAAAGAGAGCTACCAGGGATTTATGGATAACCTGATAGCATTAATTGACGATGTTAAAAAATCCATTACGGATGATTTTACCATTGGCATTGGGCTTCCCGGTGCTATTGATCCCCACAGCGGTTTAATAAAAAACTGTAACTGCCTCGTCCTGAATGGGGAAAACTTGCAGTCTGACCTGACGCAGCGATTAGGCCAGCCGGTTTTTTTGGCAAATGATGCCGATTGCTTCACGCTGTCAGAAGCTGTAGATGGTGCTGGCGCGGGGTACAGCACGGTATTTGGCGTCATTGTTGGAACGGGTTGTGGCGGTGGCGTGGTGGTAAATGGCCAGCTGCTTCATGGGCCTAACGCTATTGCCGGAGAGTGGGGACATAATCCGTTACCCGCCTGGGATGCCTCAAAAGATGGCCCTGCACAGCCCTGCTATTGCGGACATGAAAATTGCATCGAAAGTTATATTTCTGGCACCGGATTTACCCGCCGTTTTAACCAGGCAAATAGCCATCAACTGCATGCTGAGACAATCATTGCGGCTGTTGATGCGGGAGAGGCATCGGCAATCGCTCATTATCAGCACTTTATTGATGCGTTTGCCCGCAGTCTTGCCAGCGTTATTAACGTTCTCGATCCCCATGCCATTGTGATTGGCGGCGGGCTATCCAACGTTGAGCGTATTTATCAGGATTTACCCTCAGTGGTTGAGAAATATATTTTCTCTGACTCGCTGCGTACCGCTATCGTCAAAGCGAAGTTTGGAGATTCAAGCGGCGTGCGTGGTGCTGCATGGCTGCCAACCCTTTCACCGCAACGAGGTTTATAA
- a CDS encoding LacI family DNA-binding transcriptional regulator, giving the protein MPTIDDVSKLANVSRATVSRVLTGTRGVREESREAVLRAVEELNYHPSFAAQNLASNTSSYIGMVLPANEVGLSATLLPQLSLAVKSLNKSLMIQYVNDASEQKTVVENLRHQCVAVVTVGKNEARVANNVIAFDEFSTTGTATQGYNYAFATESACRYLLGKGHRNIALLIDSEDDIASKQMLEGYRSVLQNFSLPFNRQLMVTANNHIEQALLTLINSFTKYTAIIAKRDSYAAEAMRLLREFNIAIPQEVSLVSLEDSPLASLVHPPLTCISYPVDQLLEHCMQRIRALIDGHTVYVPEGRLFTGRLIARASVSDLS; this is encoded by the coding sequence ATGCCTACTATTGATGATGTTTCAAAGTTAGCCAACGTTTCCCGCGCCACTGTTTCTCGCGTGTTGACGGGGACGCGTGGCGTGCGTGAAGAGAGCCGCGAAGCCGTATTACGGGCAGTGGAGGAGCTCAACTACCACCCAAGTTTTGCCGCGCAGAACCTGGCCAGCAACACGTCCAGTTATATTGGCATGGTTTTACCTGCAAATGAGGTTGGATTAAGTGCAACTTTATTGCCTCAATTATCCCTTGCGGTGAAATCGCTGAATAAATCATTAATGATTCAATACGTTAATGATGCATCGGAACAAAAAACCGTTGTAGAAAACCTCAGACATCAGTGCGTTGCCGTTGTTACCGTAGGTAAAAACGAGGCCAGGGTGGCAAATAACGTTATCGCATTTGATGAGTTTTCTACCACAGGCACAGCCACCCAGGGCTATAACTATGCATTTGCTACCGAAAGTGCCTGTCGTTATTTACTGGGTAAAGGCCACCGTAACATTGCCTTGCTTATCGACAGTGAGGACGACATCGCCAGCAAGCAGATGCTGGAAGGCTATCGCAGCGTGTTGCAAAATTTCTCACTGCCTTTCAACCGGCAGCTAATGGTTACCGCCAACAATCATATTGAGCAGGCACTGCTGACGCTGATTAACAGCTTTACGAAATACACGGCGATTATTGCTAAACGGGACAGTTATGCCGCCGAAGCGATGCGTTTGCTGCGTGAGTTTAATATCGCCATTCCGCAAGAGGTGTCACTGGTAAGCCTTGAAGACTCCCCGCTCGCTTCTCTGGTTCATCCGCCATTAACCTGTATCTCCTACCCTGTCGATCAGCTGCTTGAGCACTGCATGCAACGTATTCGGGCGTTGATTGACGGGCATACAGTCTATGTGCCTGAGGGACGATTATTCACGGGTCGCCTGATCGCGCGCGCTTCCGTTTCGGATCTTAGCTAA
- the folD gene encoding bifunctional methylenetetrahydrofolate dehydrogenase/methenyltetrahydrofolate cyclohydrolase FolD, whose translation MVAKIIDGKTIAQQVRQEVAELVRQRLAAGKRAPGLAVVLVGENPASQIYVGSKRRACEEVGFLSRSYDLPATTSEAELLDLITKLNNDAEIDGILVQLPLPAGIDNVKVLEHISPDKDVDGFHPYNVGRLCQRAPKLRPCTPRGIVTLLERYNIDTFGLNAVVVGASNIVGRPMSMELLLAGCTTTVTHRFTKNLRHHIEHADLLVVAVGKPGFIPGEWIKPGAIVIDVGINRLESGKVVGDVEFDVASERASYITPVPGGVGPMTVATLIQNTLQACENNDDGASA comes from the coding sequence ATGGTAGCAAAAATTATTGACGGTAAAACGATTGCGCAGCAGGTGCGGCAAGAGGTTGCAGAACTTGTCCGGCAGCGTCTGGCGGCAGGTAAACGTGCACCTGGCCTGGCAGTGGTTTTGGTTGGTGAAAACCCGGCTTCACAGATCTATGTCGGCAGCAAGCGTCGTGCCTGCGAAGAGGTGGGGTTTCTCTCACGCTCTTATGACCTTCCCGCAACCACCAGCGAAGCGGAACTGCTCGATCTGATCACTAAACTGAATAACGACGCGGAAATCGACGGTATTCTGGTACAGCTTCCGCTACCTGCGGGTATCGATAACGTTAAGGTGCTGGAACATATCTCGCCTGATAAAGACGTTGATGGCTTCCACCCGTACAACGTCGGCCGCCTGTGCCAGCGCGCGCCGAAGCTGCGCCCTTGCACCCCGCGTGGCATCGTGACGCTGCTTGAGCGCTACAATATTGACACCTTCGGCCTGAACGCCGTTGTGGTCGGCGCCTCTAATATCGTGGGCCGCCCGATGAGCATGGAGCTGCTGTTAGCCGGTTGCACCACCACCGTGACCCATCGCTTTACCAAAAATCTGCGTCACCATATTGAACACGCGGATTTACTGGTGGTCGCGGTAGGAAAGCCGGGCTTTATTCCTGGCGAATGGATTAAGCCAGGCGCAATTGTGATTGATGTGGGTATCAACCGTCTGGAAAGTGGCAAAGTGGTAGGCGATGTGGAGTTTGACGTAGCGTCTGAGCGCGCGTCTTATATTACCCCGGTGCCTGGCGGCGTGGGGCCAATGACGGTTGCCACACTGATTCAGAATACCCTGCAAGCCTGTGAAAATAACGACGATGGAGCATCAGCATAA
- the ybcJ gene encoding ribosome-associated protein YbcJ, which produces MANFSLGDHPHVDLCDLMKLEGWVESGAMAKIMIAEGHVTVNGAVETRKRCKIIAGQTVEFDGNSVTVTA; this is translated from the coding sequence ATGGCAAACTTCTCTCTGGGCGATCATCCACATGTGGATCTGTGCGACCTGATGAAACTGGAAGGTTGGGTAGAAAGCGGCGCAATGGCGAAAATCATGATCGCCGAAGGTCATGTTACCGTTAACGGCGCGGTGGAAACCCGCAAACGCTGCAAAATCATCGCCGGTCAAACGGTGGAATTTGACGGTAACAGCGTGACCGTAACGGCCTGA
- the cysS gene encoding cysteine--tRNA ligase, protein MLKIFNTLSRQKEEFKPIHAGKVGMYVCGITVYDLCHIGHGRTFAAFDVVARYLRYSGYELNYVRNITDIDDKIIKRANENGETIEQLTNRMIAEMHKDFAALNILPPDLEPRATRHIPEIIELVTRLIAREHAYVASNGDVMFSVDSDPNYGSLSRQDLEQLQAGARVEVAVDVKRNPMDFVLWKMSKADEPGWESPWGMGRPGWHIECSAMNCKQLGEHFDIHGGGSDLMFPHHENEIAQSTCAHDGPYVNVWMHSGMVMVDREKMSKSLNNFFTVRDVLKHYDAETVRYFLMSGHYRSQLNYGEDNLNQARSALERLYIAIRNTDANAEVAGGEEFETRFRAAMDDDFNTPEAYSALFDLAREVNRLKDTDKAAANGLAARLRTLAGVLGLLEQDPEQFLQNGVNINDEEVAQIEALIQMRIDARAAKDWAQADVARDKLNEMGIVLEDGAGGTSWRRK, encoded by the coding sequence ATGCTAAAGATTTTTAATACCCTTAGTCGTCAAAAAGAGGAATTTAAACCTATTCATGCCGGTAAAGTCGGTATGTATGTGTGCGGCATTACCGTTTACGACCTCTGTCATATCGGGCACGGCAGAACTTTCGCGGCATTCGACGTGGTTGCGCGCTACCTGCGATACAGCGGCTACGAACTTAACTACGTGCGTAACATCACCGATATCGATGACAAGATCATTAAACGTGCGAATGAAAACGGCGAAACCATCGAGCAGCTGACCAATCGTATGATTGCCGAAATGCATAAAGACTTCGCTGCGCTGAACATTCTGCCGCCGGATCTGGAGCCACGCGCCACGCGCCATATCCCTGAAATCATCGAACTGGTCACCAGGCTGATTGCCCGCGAACATGCCTATGTCGCCAGCAATGGCGACGTGATGTTCTCAGTGGACAGCGACCCTAACTATGGTTCGCTATCACGCCAGGATCTTGAGCAGCTTCAGGCCGGAGCGCGCGTAGAAGTGGCGGTTGATGTTAAACGCAACCCGATGGACTTCGTACTGTGGAAAATGTCTAAGGCCGATGAACCGGGCTGGGAGTCTCCGTGGGGCATGGGGCGTCCGGGCTGGCACATTGAGTGCTCGGCGATGAACTGCAAACAGCTGGGTGAACACTTTGACATCCACGGCGGCGGTTCAGACCTGATGTTCCCGCATCATGAAAACGAAATTGCTCAGTCTACCTGTGCCCACGACGGCCCTTACGTCAACGTCTGGATGCACTCAGGCATGGTGATGGTTGATCGCGAGAAGATGTCTAAATCGCTGAATAATTTCTTTACCGTGCGTGATGTGCTGAAGCATTACGACGCTGAAACCGTGCGCTACTTCCTGATGTCTGGTCACTATCGCAGCCAGCTGAACTACGGTGAAGATAACCTTAACCAGGCGCGTTCTGCCCTGGAACGCCTGTATATTGCTATTCGTAACACGGACGCTAACGCTGAAGTGGCCGGTGGAGAAGAGTTTGAAACTCGTTTCCGCGCTGCCATGGACGACGATTTCAATACGCCGGAAGCTTACTCCGCGCTGTTTGATCTGGCACGCGAAGTGAACCGTTTGAAAGATACCGATAAAGCCGCTGCGAACGGTCTGGCTGCACGCCTGCGCACCCTTGCAGGTGTGCTGGGTCTGCTGGAGCAGGATCCTGAGCAGTTCCTGCAAAACGGCGTGAACATCAACGATGAAGAAGTGGCGCAGATTGAAGCGTTGATTCAGATGCGTATTGATGCCCGTGCCGCGAAGGACTGGGCGCAGGCCGATGTGGCACGCGATAAGCTCAATGAGATGGGCATTGTGCTGGAAGATGGCGCAGGCGGTACCAGCTGGCGTCGTAAATAA
- the ppiB gene encoding peptidylprolyl isomerase B gives MVTFQTNHGDIVIKTFDDKAPATVKNFLEYCREGFYDNTIFHRVINGFMIQGGGFEPGMKQKDTKDEIRNEASNGLKNTKGTLAMARTQAPHSATAQFFINVADNDFLNFRDESLQGFGYCVFAEVVEGMDVVEKIKAVTTGRSGMHQDVPKDDVIIQKVTVSE, from the coding sequence ATGGTCACTTTCCAGACTAATCATGGCGATATCGTCATCAAGACTTTCGATGATAAAGCGCCGGCTACCGTTAAAAACTTCCTTGAATATTGCCGCGAAGGGTTTTACGACAACACCATCTTCCACCGTGTGATCAACGGTTTTATGATCCAGGGCGGTGGTTTTGAGCCGGGCATGAAGCAGAAAGACACCAAAGACGAGATCCGCAACGAAGCCAGCAACGGCCTGAAGAACACCAAAGGCACCCTGGCAATGGCCCGTACTCAGGCACCACACTCTGCTACCGCACAGTTCTTTATCAACGTTGCTGATAACGACTTCCTGAACTTCCGTGACGAAAGTCTGCAAGGCTTTGGTTACTGCGTATTTGCAGAAGTGGTTGAAGGCATGGACGTGGTTGAGAAAATCAAAGCTGTCACCACCGGCCGCAGCGGTATGCACCAGGATGTGCCAAAAGACGATGTGATTATTCAGAAAGTCACCGTCAGCGAATAA
- the lpxH gene encoding UDP-2,3-diacylglucosamine diphosphatase, producing MSHTLFIADLHLCTEEPAITAGFLHFLRREAQYADALYILGDLFEAWIGDDDPNPLHSEVAAALRELAIPCYFIHGNRDFLIGQRFAAACGMTLLPEEQVLDLYGRRLLIMHGDTLCTDDAGYLRFRAKVQQRWLQRLFLALPLFARQRIALKMRAGSRQANSSKSQAIMDVNPQAVIDVMSRHQVQWLIHGHTHRPAVHALNINGQSAERIVLGAWHEEGSMIKVSADEISLISFPF from the coding sequence ATGTCGCATACGTTATTTATCGCAGATCTCCATCTGTGTACTGAAGAACCGGCAATTACTGCCGGTTTTCTTCATTTTTTACGCCGTGAAGCGCAGTATGCCGATGCTCTTTATATCCTCGGAGACCTGTTTGAAGCCTGGATTGGTGACGATGATCCTAATCCGCTACATTCGGAGGTCGCTGCTGCTCTGCGCGAACTCGCTATCCCCTGCTACTTTATCCACGGCAATCGTGACTTCCTGATTGGTCAGCGTTTTGCTGCGGCTTGCGGTATGACTCTGCTGCCGGAAGAGCAGGTGCTGGATCTCTACGGCAGACGCCTGCTGATTATGCACGGCGACACGCTGTGTACCGATGATGCAGGCTATCTGCGTTTTCGTGCCAAAGTACAGCAACGCTGGCTCCAAAGGTTATTCCTTGCCCTGCCCCTCTTTGCCCGCCAGCGTATTGCGTTAAAAATGCGTGCAGGTAGCCGTCAGGCCAACAGCAGTAAATCTCAGGCGATTATGGATGTAAATCCGCAGGCGGTGATTGATGTGATGAGCCGCCATCAGGTTCAATGGTTAATCCACGGTCATACCCATCGCCCTGCGGTTCACGCTCTGAACATCAATGGTCAATCCGCAGAACGAATCGTTCTTGGTGCCTGGCATGAAGAAGGCTCAATGATTAAAGTCAGCGCCGACGAGATCAGCCTGATCTCCTTCCCGTTCTGA
- the purE gene encoding 5-(carboxyamino)imidazole ribonucleotide mutase codes for MSSNAAPARIAIVMGSKSDWATMQFTAEILTSLDVPFHCEVVSAHRTPDKLFSFAEQAADNGYQVIIAGAGGAAHLPGMLAAKTLVPVLGVPVQSAALSGVDSLYSIVQMPRGIPVGTLAIGKAGAANAALLAAQILALHDAELAGRLHHWRQSQTDEVLNNPDPRGDA; via the coding sequence ATGTCATCCAACGCCGCACCGGCCCGCATTGCTATTGTTATGGGTTCCAAAAGTGACTGGGCAACCATGCAATTTACTGCGGAAATCCTCACCAGCCTGGACGTTCCGTTTCACTGCGAAGTGGTGTCTGCACACCGCACGCCGGATAAGCTGTTCAGCTTTGCCGAGCAGGCCGCTGATAACGGCTATCAGGTGATTATTGCGGGCGCAGGCGGTGCAGCGCATCTGCCAGGCATGCTGGCGGCAAAAACGCTGGTGCCGGTACTGGGTGTGCCAGTACAAAGCGCGGCACTGAGTGGCGTCGACAGTCTCTACTCTATTGTGCAGATGCCTCGCGGAATTCCGGTTGGAACCCTGGCGATCGGCAAGGCCGGAGCTGCTAACGCTGCTCTGCTGGCGGCGCAAATTCTTGCCCTGCACGATGCAGAGCTGGCAGGCCGTCTGCACCACTGGCGCCAGAGCCAGACAGATGAAGTACTGAATAACCCGGATCCGCGGGGGGATGCATGA
- the purK gene encoding 5-(carboxyamino)imidazole ribonucleotide synthase, translating to MKPVCVLGNGQLGRMLRQAGEPLGIAVYPVGLDAEPDSLPITQSVITAEIERWPETALTRELANHNAFVNRDIFPLLADRLTQKQLLDRLGLATAPWQLLSGADEWAQVFATLGPLAIVKRRTGGYDGRGQWRLRADETASLPADCYGECIVEQGINFSGEMSLVGARGHDGRTVFYPLTHNLHQDGILRTSVVLPGVDAQHQQQAESMLSAIMGELNYVGVMAMECFVVPEGLLINELAPRVHNSGHWTQNGASISQFELHLRAILDLPLPTPVVSTPSVMVNLIGTDVNLAWLEQPLVHLHWYEKEVRAGRKVGHLNLSDVCPQALINALNALVPLLPEEYASGIAWAVEKLG from the coding sequence ATGAAGCCGGTCTGCGTATTAGGTAATGGCCAGCTGGGAAGAATGCTGCGTCAGGCTGGCGAGCCGCTGGGTATTGCTGTTTATCCGGTCGGACTGGATGCGGAACCCGATTCGTTGCCTATCACGCAAAGTGTTATCACTGCGGAAATTGAGCGCTGGCCTGAAACGGCGTTAACTCGCGAACTGGCAAACCACAATGCCTTTGTTAACCGTGATATCTTTCCACTGCTGGCTGACCGCCTGACGCAGAAACAGCTGCTGGATCGGCTGGGCCTGGCCACTGCTCCATGGCAGCTACTCTCAGGAGCTGACGAGTGGGCGCAGGTCTTCGCCACGCTCGGCCCTCTTGCAATCGTTAAGCGCCGCACCGGCGGCTACGACGGGCGCGGTCAGTGGCGTCTGCGTGCTGATGAAACGGCATCGCTACCTGCTGATTGCTACGGCGAGTGTATTGTCGAGCAGGGAATTAATTTTTCGGGTGAAATGTCGCTGGTGGGTGCACGCGGCCACGATGGCCGCACGGTATTCTACCCGCTGACGCATAACCTGCATCAGGACGGTATTCTCCGCACCAGCGTGGTACTGCCGGGCGTGGATGCACAGCATCAGCAGCAGGCTGAATCGATGCTTTCTGCGATTATGGGCGAGCTGAACTACGTCGGCGTAATGGCAATGGAGTGTTTTGTGGTGCCGGAAGGTTTGTTGATTAACGAACTGGCACCGCGGGTACATAACAGCGGTCACTGGACGCAGAACGGCGCGTCTATCAGCCAGTTTGAGCTGCATCTGCGCGCAATCCTTGATCTGCCGTTGCCAACGCCGGTGGTCAGCACCCCATCAGTGATGGTTAACTTGATCGGTACCGATGTTAACCTGGCATGGCTGGAACAACCGCTGGTTCATCTGCACTGGTATGAGAAAGAAGTTCGTGCCGGACGCAAAGTCGGCCATCTCAACCTGTCTGACGTATGTCCACAGGCATTAATAAATGCGCTGAATGCGCTGGTGCCGCTGCTGCCAGAAGAGTACGCCAGCGGTATTGCCTGGGCAGTAGAAAAGCTGGGTTAA
- a CDS encoding helix-turn-helix transcriptional regulator, whose amino-acid sequence MRDSFFSNSTINSIIKQRLEKRLKAYKNIKYVYAIMSKNNPVNLTIISNRQEWFEFYKENNFQFIDPVVCAALHRLTPFSWDENFLVAQGIKSLSFFNIARNHNIVNGYTFLLHDQYNNLVMLSLFSDNNHENGIEEIIETDKDKFQMLLMLTHEKTIHLYQKIVLESEFKKMNNNNIFSNRENEIIYWVSVGKSYQEIAVIIGIKVTTVKYHIANAIKKLGVNNAKHAVRLGIELQLIRPVFPDTTTDH is encoded by the coding sequence ATGCGAGATTCATTCTTTAGTAATTCAACCATCAACTCTATAATCAAGCAGCGTTTAGAAAAAAGACTTAAAGCATATAAAAATATAAAATATGTCTATGCCATTATGAGCAAAAACAACCCTGTGAACTTAACCATCATATCTAACAGGCAGGAATGGTTTGAATTTTACAAAGAGAATAACTTTCAATTTATTGATCCCGTCGTGTGCGCAGCATTGCATCGCTTAACACCTTTTTCCTGGGATGAGAACTTCCTTGTGGCTCAGGGAATCAAATCGCTCAGTTTTTTTAATATAGCCAGAAACCATAATATTGTTAATGGGTACACATTCTTACTTCATGACCAATATAACAATCTGGTAATGCTATCCCTTTTTTCAGACAATAATCATGAGAATGGCATTGAAGAAATAATCGAAACAGACAAGGATAAATTTCAGATGTTATTAATGTTAACTCATGAAAAAACAATTCACCTGTATCAAAAAATAGTTTTAGAAAGTGAATTTAAAAAAATGAATAACAATAATATTTTTTCCAACCGAGAAAATGAAATAATTTACTGGGTTAGCGTTGGCAAATCTTATCAGGAAATTGCTGTTATTATCGGCATCAAAGTGACCACTGTTAAATATCACATTGCAAATGCCATTAAAAAACTGGGAGTTAACAACGCCAAACATGCGGTAAGGCTGGGAATTGAGTTACAGCTTATCCGTCCAGTGTTCCCAGACACAACCACAGATCATTGA